A portion of the Algisphaera agarilytica genome contains these proteins:
- a CDS encoding DUF2203 domain-containing protein produces the protein MFDPTVVPAVNPPRPGRKYFSVDEANRALPYISRVAVDITEVYSQVIELRSELENLDEGDLRNLTEREYETTMDRLGGLVDELHLAGVELRDFELGRIDFPAVYDNQEIMLAWQTGETSVGRWYYPENDDDEHFMVDSLIDNEAA, from the coding sequence ATGTTCGATCCCACCGTTGTCCCCGCAGTGAACCCCCCGCGTCCCGGCCGAAAGTACTTTTCGGTGGACGAGGCCAACCGCGCGTTGCCGTACATCTCCCGTGTCGCGGTGGACATTACCGAGGTCTACAGCCAGGTGATCGAGCTACGCAGCGAGCTGGAAAACCTCGACGAGGGCGACCTGCGCAACCTCACCGAACGCGAATACGAAACCACCATGGACCGCCTGGGCGGCCTGGTCGATGAGCTGCACCTGGCGGGGGTGGAGCTGCGCGACTTCGAGTTGGGCCGGATCGACTTCCCCGCGGTGTACGACAACCAGGAGATCATGCTCGCCTGGCAGACCGGCGAGACGTCGGTGGGGCGTTGGTACTACCCCGAGAACGACGACGACGAACACTTCATGGTCGACTCGCTGATCGACAACGAAGCGGCGTAA
- a CDS encoding 3D domain-containing protein, producing MPRIPSPQPGSRETQPFALALAAVVVTGTTVVAVTLIWGVVAGLRGGDSIELMSIEDPTATPTAEQILSVETLAPSRPAPELVIPEVVLPDAALLVREQQLIEATEDQGPALGDSLPTPVIAPGAAPTFDGRPLRPVQTVRMLTTAYSPDARSCGKWADGITASGYSVWTNGMKLAAADTSLFPFGTIITVPGYNKGRPVPVLDRGGVIKGHRLDLLYPTHEVALEWGAQRLDVTIWEYAD from the coding sequence ATGCCCCGTATTCCCAGCCCCCAACCCGGTAGCCGCGAGACGCAGCCCTTCGCCCTGGCGTTGGCGGCGGTGGTGGTGACGGGCACCACGGTCGTGGCCGTGACGCTCATCTGGGGCGTGGTCGCAGGCCTGCGTGGCGGCGACAGCATCGAGCTGATGAGCATCGAAGACCCCACGGCAACGCCGACGGCCGAGCAAATCCTCTCGGTCGAGACGCTGGCTCCGTCTCGCCCCGCACCTGAATTGGTGATCCCCGAAGTCGTCTTGCCCGACGCCGCACTGCTCGTCCGCGAGCAGCAGCTCATCGAAGCGACCGAAGACCAGGGCCCGGCGCTCGGCGATTCGCTGCCCACGCCGGTGATCGCCCCCGGCGCGGCCCCGACCTTTGACGGCCGGCCGCTCCGTCCAGTGCAGACGGTTCGCATGCTCACCACCGCGTACAGCCCCGACGCCCGTTCCTGCGGCAAGTGGGCCGATGGCATCACCGCCTCGGGTTACAGCGTGTGGACCAACGGCATGAAACTCGCCGCCGCCGACACCTCGCTGTTTCCCTTCGGCACCATCATCACCGTGCCCGGCTACAACAAAGGACGCCCCGTCCCCGTGCTAGACCGCGGCGGCGTGATCAAGGGGCATCGTCTGGACCTTCTGTATCCCACGCACGAGGTCGCGCTGGAGTGGGGAGCGCAGCGGCTGGACGTGACCATCTGGGAATACGCCGACTAG
- a CDS encoding efflux RND transporter periplasmic adaptor subunit, protein MSAESNRLLVPAVAIGLAAGIVVGALGVFVAGAVRGQVAAEEAGGPLEMEGSPPASVRVGQVEMQTLQNRVAVVGRLQEVRRVTVTAEVEGKITELAVDEGDRVVGQETKLAQIDEVWAELRLKAATADLAAAQAELDQAQSDLEQLERLSNAGSAKAKEVDDQRTLVAANLARLDAAIADRDRAQTESQRAAIVAPFDGAVSQTLIEVGQWVDPGDGVVEMISIGEIDALVDVPERFVNALNVGDEVEVKIESTGHEVVGQIVSVRPDGTNASRTFPVKIRLPDHDGQLRAGMSVMAQVPISREGEFITVPRDAVLFGGGGAAVWYAAQMGKPEPAALSEPVEVLFGVGDRYAVAPLPGGERPVLSEGTQVVIEGAERLYPTQPLNILNAAADGQASPADPAQPQDTENAVAPDATPGA, encoded by the coding sequence ATGAGTGCCGAATCAAATCGTTTGCTGGTTCCTGCTGTGGCCATTGGTCTGGCGGCGGGGATTGTGGTCGGCGCGTTGGGTGTGTTCGTCGCCGGGGCGGTGCGTGGACAGGTCGCCGCCGAGGAAGCGGGCGGTCCGCTGGAGATGGAAGGCTCGCCCCCCGCGTCGGTGCGTGTGGGGCAGGTCGAGATGCAGACGCTGCAGAACCGCGTGGCGGTGGTGGGGCGGCTGCAGGAAGTCCGCCGGGTGACCGTGACCGCCGAGGTCGAGGGCAAGATCACCGAACTCGCCGTGGACGAGGGTGACCGCGTGGTCGGTCAGGAAACCAAGCTGGCACAGATCGACGAGGTCTGGGCCGAGCTCCGGCTCAAAGCCGCAACCGCGGATCTCGCCGCGGCCCAGGCAGAACTCGACCAGGCCCAAAGCGATCTCGAACAACTCGAACGACTTAGCAACGCAGGCTCGGCCAAGGCTAAGGAAGTCGACGACCAGCGCACGCTCGTCGCCGCCAACCTCGCTCGCCTCGACGCCGCCATCGCCGACCGCGACCGCGCCCAAACCGAATCGCAACGCGCTGCGATCGTCGCCCCGTTCGACGGCGCGGTGTCGCAGACGCTGATCGAAGTCGGCCAGTGGGTCGACCCCGGCGACGGTGTGGTCGAGATGATTTCCATCGGCGAGATCGACGCGCTCGTCGACGTGCCCGAGCGCTTCGTCAATGCACTCAACGTCGGCGACGAGGTCGAGGTCAAGATCGAAAGCACCGGGCACGAGGTGGTCGGACAGATCGTCTCGGTCCGGCCGGACGGCACCAATGCCTCACGCACCTTCCCCGTGAAGATCCGCCTGCCCGACCACGACGGCCAACTCCGCGCGGGGATGAGCGTCATGGCGCAGGTGCCCATCAGCCGTGAGGGCGAGTTCATTACCGTGCCGCGTGACGCGGTGCTATTCGGCGGCGGAGGTGCCGCGGTGTGGTACGCCGCACAGATGGGTAAGCCTGAGCCCGCGGCGTTGTCCGAGCCCGTCGAGGTGTTGTTCGGGGTCGGCGATCGATATGCCGTCGCGCCGCTTCCTGGTGGAGAACGCCCGGTGCTTAGCGAAGGCACCCAGGTCGTTATCGAGGGGGCCGAGCGGCTTTACCCCACCCAACCGCTCAACATCCTGAACGCCGCTGCGGATGGACAAGCTTCTCCGGCCGATCCCGCTCAACCCCAGGACACCGAAAACGCCGTCGCCCCCGACGCCACGCCCGGAGCGTGA
- a CDS encoding glycosyltransferase family 2 protein encodes MQTDLVIPARNEEENLPALVAAIDAVRAEAGLRRVVLADNGSTDATAELARQGGFEVVFEEQPGYGAACLAALSHLQADPPDMVAFLDADLADDPEQLARLIAPIAQGSADLTLGQRQKFAEPGALDPHQRFGNWLAVTLLRVITGHAYRDLGPMRVIRWRSLEKLAMADRTWGWTVEMQYKAARYGLRLAEIDVPYRKRRAGKSKISGSLMGSFKAGTKIISTLAHLWWTTPRRQASPEAVREG; translated from the coding sequence ATGCAGACCGATTTGGTCATTCCCGCCCGCAACGAAGAAGAGAATCTGCCCGCCCTGGTCGCGGCGATCGATGCGGTCCGCGCCGAGGCGGGCCTGCGTCGCGTGGTCCTGGCGGACAACGGCTCGACCGATGCCACCGCTGAGCTCGCCCGCCAAGGCGGTTTCGAGGTGGTCTTCGAGGAACAGCCCGGCTACGGCGCGGCTTGCCTCGCGGCGTTGAGCCACCTCCAGGCCGACCCGCCGGACATGGTCGCGTTCCTGGATGCCGACCTGGCCGACGACCCCGAACAGCTCGCCCGGCTGATCGCCCCGATCGCGCAGGGCAGTGCCGACCTAACGCTGGGGCAACGCCAGAAGTTTGCCGAGCCGGGTGCGCTCGACCCGCACCAGCGCTTCGGCAACTGGTTGGCGGTCACGCTCCTGCGGGTGATCACTGGACACGCCTACCGCGACCTCGGGCCGATGCGGGTCATCCGCTGGCGCAGCCTCGAGAAGCTCGCCATGGCCGACCGCACCTGGGGCTGGACCGTCGAGATGCAGTACAAAGCCGCACGGTATGGCCTACGCCTCGCGGAGATCGACGTGCCCTACCGAAAACGCCGAGCGGGCAAGAGCAAGATCAGCGGCTCGCTGATGGGCAGCTTCAAGGCCGGCACGAAGATCATCAGCACCCTCGCTCACCTGTGGTGGACCACGCCACGCCGACAAGCCAGCCCCGAAGCAGTTCGCGAAGGCTGA
- a CDS encoding efflux RND transporter permease subunit, translated as MNSGPNFRMDIIRFSISNPVKVTVGVILTVLFGVLALTTIPIQLTPNVDEPVITIETNWTGRSPEEIEREIIEEQEEYLKSLGGLKKMTAEASTGSASITLEFFIGTDIKDARIRVSDKLREVPAYPDDVDEPVITDADADASKAIAWVIFDSTDPDFDMQSLYDFADDRVKPQLERVPGISRVNVYGGREREVHVRVDPAALAERGVTFNELRSALQFENVNVSAGDLEDGIRDVRVRTIGQFDALDQIENTVVRYDEAGPIRIKDLGDAVQTLEKRRSFVRANGQSALAINAIRETGSNVMDVMAGFREAIDFCNENILPTYEQDRYGLQMRQVYDETIYITDAINLVQSNLIIGGTLAALVLLVFLGKVRPTLIIALAIPVSVLGTFVVMTGADRNLNVISLAGMAFAVGMVVDNAIVVLENIDRHIHMGKAPRRAAYEATREVWGAILASTLTTLAVFIPVLTVKEEAGQLFFDISLAICGAVALSLIVSITVIPAASARWLRAIKTHADGSLKPQLADRIAGAFSWLPSGYSNLVYAVTERSGVTVLLRILVIVAFTLASLGGAWLLMPPTSYLPNGNQNLIFGIMLTPPAYNIDQAQFIGERIEPGIAPYWEVDTTEEASAIAPVINFQTQQPYEQVPAVDNYFFVRFGSIIFMGASSKDKELVQPLSTILTQSMMGIPGSFGFAFQRSIFGRGISGTSGIDVELLGSDLDRLRQSADAVYMTLAPRYGFDKVQPDPLNFNLSGPEVQFRPDPIRTGDLGISTQDLGLAVRALVDGLEIGDYRLAGESIDLLLTKHPDFDMTTDKLPTTPLAVLDSDGQTRVLPISSLGDFVPTTAPQQINRIDTQRSITFSVTPPPEVPLAVAVQEIEDTIAGLEGTGQIDPTVVARTAGSADKLSEVRGALLGEWTGFNMQSLGSLLSSRMFLAILIVFLVMAALFESFLYPLVILFAVPLATVGGFIGLAIMHAFNPAQQLDTLTMLGFVILIGVVVNNAILIVHQALNFMRPRKEEVAPGKFEDVDPLEPREAIRESVRTRIRPILMTTTTSVCGMLPLVLMGGSGSELYKGLGSVVVGGLLVATVFTLVVVPLLFSLVVGARQRLVGGY; from the coding sequence GTGAATTCCGGACCCAACTTCCGCATGGACATCATCCGATTCTCCATCTCGAACCCGGTGAAAGTCACCGTCGGCGTCATCCTCACGGTGTTATTCGGCGTGCTCGCGCTGACAACGATCCCGATCCAGCTCACGCCCAACGTCGACGAGCCGGTCATCACCATCGAGACCAACTGGACCGGCCGGAGCCCCGAAGAGATCGAACGCGAGATCATCGAGGAGCAGGAGGAGTACCTCAAGAGCCTGGGCGGCCTCAAGAAGATGACCGCCGAGGCCTCCACCGGCAGCGCCTCAATCACCCTCGAGTTCTTCATCGGCACCGACATCAAAGACGCCCGCATCCGCGTGTCCGACAAGCTCCGCGAGGTGCCCGCGTACCCCGATGATGTGGACGAGCCGGTCATCACCGACGCCGACGCGGACGCGTCCAAGGCGATCGCCTGGGTGATCTTCGACTCGACCGACCCCGACTTCGACATGCAGTCGCTCTACGACTTTGCGGACGACCGGGTCAAGCCCCAGCTCGAACGCGTGCCCGGGATCAGCCGGGTGAACGTCTACGGCGGACGCGAGCGCGAGGTTCACGTCCGTGTGGACCCCGCGGCGCTCGCCGAGCGCGGCGTGACGTTCAACGAACTCCGCAGCGCCCTGCAGTTCGAAAACGTCAACGTCTCGGCGGGTGACCTCGAAGACGGTATCCGCGATGTGCGTGTCCGCACCATCGGGCAGTTCGATGCGCTGGATCAGATCGAGAACACCGTGGTCCGCTACGACGAGGCCGGCCCCATCCGCATCAAGGACCTGGGCGACGCGGTGCAGACCCTCGAAAAACGTCGCAGCTTCGTGCGGGCCAATGGCCAGTCGGCCCTCGCGATCAACGCCATCCGTGAGACCGGCAGCAACGTCATGGACGTCATGGCGGGCTTCCGCGAGGCGATCGACTTCTGCAACGAAAACATCCTGCCTACCTACGAACAAGACCGCTACGGCCTGCAGATGCGCCAAGTCTACGACGAGACAATCTACATCACCGACGCGATCAACCTCGTGCAGTCCAACCTCATCATCGGCGGCACCCTCGCGGCGCTGGTCTTGCTGGTGTTCCTGGGCAAGGTTCGGCCGACGTTGATCATCGCGCTGGCGATCCCGGTGTCGGTGCTCGGCACGTTTGTGGTGATGACCGGGGCCGACCGCAACCTCAACGTGATCAGCCTGGCGGGCATGGCGTTCGCGGTGGGCATGGTCGTGGACAACGCGATCGTGGTGCTGGAAAACATCGACCGCCACATCCACATGGGCAAGGCCCCACGCCGCGCCGCGTACGAAGCGACCCGGGAAGTCTGGGGCGCGATCCTCGCCTCGACGCTGACGACCCTCGCGGTGTTCATCCCCGTGCTGACGGTCAAGGAAGAAGCGGGGCAGCTGTTCTTCGATATCTCGCTGGCGATCTGCGGGGCGGTGGCGTTGTCGCTGATCGTTTCGATCACGGTGATCCCCGCGGCGTCGGCCCGGTGGCTGCGGGCGATCAAGACCCACGCCGACGGCAGCCTCAAGCCGCAGCTCGCCGACCGGATTGCCGGGGCGTTCTCGTGGTTGCCGAGCGGCTACTCGAACCTCGTGTATGCGGTGACCGAGCGCAGCGGCGTCACGGTGCTGCTGCGCATCCTGGTGATCGTTGCGTTCACCCTCGCGTCTCTCGGCGGGGCCTGGCTGCTCATGCCGCCCACCAGCTACCTGCCCAACGGCAACCAGAACCTGATCTTCGGCATCATGCTCACGCCTCCGGCCTACAACATCGACCAGGCCCAGTTCATCGGCGAACGCATCGAGCCCGGCATTGCACCCTACTGGGAAGTCGACACCACCGAAGAGGCTTCCGCGATCGCTCCCGTCATCAACTTCCAGACCCAGCAACCCTACGAGCAGGTGCCCGCGGTGGACAACTACTTCTTCGTCCGCTTCGGCAGCATCATCTTTATGGGTGCTTCCAGCAAAGACAAAGAACTCGTCCAGCCGCTGAGCACGATCCTCACCCAGTCCATGATGGGCATCCCGGGTTCGTTCGGCTTCGCGTTCCAACGCTCCATCTTCGGCCGGGGCATCAGCGGCACCAGCGGCATCGACGTCGAACTGCTCGGGTCCGATCTCGATCGGCTGCGTCAGAGCGCCGACGCGGTGTACATGACGTTGGCGCCGCGGTACGGCTTCGACAAGGTCCAGCCCGACCCGCTGAACTTCAACCTGTCGGGCCCCGAGGTGCAGTTCCGCCCCGACCCGATCCGCACCGGCGACCTGGGCATCAGCACGCAAGACCTAGGGCTCGCGGTGCGGGCGCTGGTCGATGGCCTCGAGATCGGCGACTACCGCTTGGCGGGCGAGTCGATCGATCTGCTGCTGACCAAGCACCCCGACTTCGATATGACGACCGACAAGCTGCCCACCACGCCGTTGGCGGTGCTCGACAGCGACGGGCAGACGCGGGTGCTTCCGATCTCGTCGCTGGGGGATTTTGTGCCCACCACCGCGCCGCAGCAGATCAACCGGATCGACACCCAGCGTTCGATCACGTTCAGCGTGACCCCGCCGCCTGAGGTGCCGTTGGCCGTGGCGGTGCAGGAGATCGAAGACACGATCGCCGGGTTGGAGGGCACCGGGCAGATCGATCCGACCGTCGTCGCCCGGACCGCGGGCAGCGCGGACAAGCTCTCGGAGGTGCGCGGGGCGTTGCTCGGCGAGTGGACGGGTTTCAACATGCAGTCGCTGGGCAGCCTGCTCAGCAGCCGGATGTTCCTGGCGATCCTGATCGTGTTCCTGGTGATGGCGGCGTTGTTCGAGAGCTTCCTTTACCCGCTGGTGATTTTGTTCGCGGTGCCTTTGGCGACGGTGGGGGGCTTTATTGGGCTGGCGATCATGCACGCGTTCAACCCCGCCCAGCAGCTCGACACCCTGACCATGCTCGGCTTTGTGATCCTCATCGGCGTCGTCGTGAACAACGCGATCCTGATCGTGCACCAGGCGCTGAACTTCATGCGCCCCCGCAAGGAAGAAGTCGCGCCCGGCAAGTTCGAAGACGTCGACCCTCTGGAGCCGCGGGAGGCGATCCGCGAGTCGGTCCGTACCCGCATCCGCCCGATCCTCATGACCACCACCACCAGTGTCTGCGGCATGCTGCCCCTGGTTTTGATGGGCGGATCGGGCAGCGAACTGTATAAAGGACTCGGCAGCGTCGTCGTGGGCGGCCTGCTGGTCGCCACAGTGTTCACGCTCGTGGTCGTGCCGCTGCTGTTCAGTCTGGTGGTCGGCGCCCGCCAGCGGCTGGTCGGTGGCTACTGA
- the metF gene encoding methylenetetrahydrofolate reductase [NAD(P)H], whose product MHIQDLFAQHSTTFSFEFFPPKSAEASEALYSTIADLGSLKPAFVSVTYGAGGSTRELTHDLVERIKTTTDTSAVPHLTCVCHSDSDIQEVLERYASIGVSNLLALGGDPPRNLENYSKADDYFQHAADLVKFIREFKGHPDPRGFGIGVAGFPEGHPGTPNRMLEMDYLKAKVDAGADYICTQLFFDNHDFYDFRERCELAGIHVPIIAGIMPITSAKGMKRMAELAAGSRYPASLLRAIKRCGDDEEAVANVGVHWATEQCRDLLDNKVAGIHFYTLNKSDATRQIYRSLGAADSVALGQ is encoded by the coding sequence ATGCACATTCAAGACCTCTTCGCTCAGCATTCAACCACGTTCTCGTTCGAATTCTTCCCGCCCAAGTCGGCGGAAGCGTCCGAGGCGCTCTATAGCACCATCGCGGACCTCGGCTCGCTGAAGCCGGCCTTCGTGTCGGTGACCTACGGGGCGGGGGGATCGACCCGGGAGCTGACCCACGACCTGGTCGAGCGCATTAAGACCACCACCGACACCTCGGCGGTGCCGCACCTCACCTGCGTCTGCCACAGCGACTCCGACATCCAGGAGGTCCTCGAGCGTTACGCCTCCATCGGCGTGAGCAACCTGCTGGCCCTCGGCGGCGACCCGCCTCGCAACCTCGAGAACTACTCGAAGGCGGACGACTACTTCCAACACGCGGCCGACCTGGTGAAATTCATCCGCGAGTTCAAGGGCCACCCCGACCCGCGCGGCTTCGGCATCGGCGTCGCAGGCTTCCCCGAAGGCCACCCCGGCACGCCCAACCGGATGCTGGAGATGGATTACCTCAAGGCCAAGGTCGACGCCGGGGCGGATTACATCTGCACGCAGCTGTTCTTCGACAACCACGACTTCTACGACTTCCGCGAGCGTTGCGAGTTGGCGGGGATCCACGTGCCGATCATCGCGGGCATCATGCCGATCACCTCAGCGAAGGGGATGAAGCGGATGGCCGAGCTCGCCGCGGGTTCGCGTTACCCCGCGTCGCTGCTGCGTGCGATCAAGCGTTGCGGCGACGACGAAGAAGCGGTGGCCAACGTCGGCGTTCACTGGGCGACCGAGCAGTGCCGTGACCTCTTGGACAACAAGGTCGCGGGCATCCACTTCTACACGCTCAACAAGTCCGACGCGACCCGCCAGATCTACCGCAGCCTGGGCGCGGCCGACTCGGTGGCGCTGGGGCAGTGA
- the ndk gene encoding nucleoside-diphosphate kinase — METTLIFLKPDAVQRGLIGSIVGRFEAKGLTFVGMKLMNVPKDLAEKHYAEHQGKPFYDGLIAFVTSSPVFVMAIRGVNAVAVCRTLIGATNGQKADPGTIRGDFGMSGGYNMIHGSDSLESAERELALWFDDGELATIDKTLDQWVYDPSDLK; from the coding sequence ATGGAAACCACCCTGATCTTTCTCAAACCCGATGCGGTCCAGCGCGGCCTGATCGGCTCGATCGTCGGCCGCTTCGAGGCCAAGGGCCTGACCTTCGTCGGCATGAAGCTGATGAACGTCCCCAAAGACCTCGCCGAGAAGCACTACGCCGAGCACCAGGGCAAGCCGTTCTACGACGGCCTGATCGCGTTTGTCACCAGCTCACCCGTGTTCGTGATGGCGATCCGCGGCGTGAACGCGGTCGCGGTCTGCCGCACCCTGATCGGCGCGACCAACGGCCAGAAGGCCGACCCCGGCACCATCCGCGGCGACTTCGGCATGTCCGGCGGCTACAACATGATCCACGGCAGCGACAGCCTCGAATCCGCCGAGCGCGAACTCGCCCTGTGGTTCGACGACGGCGAACTCGCCACCATCGACAAGACCCTCGACCAGTGGGTCTACGACCCCAGCGACCTGAAGTAA